Below is a window of Syngnathus typhle isolate RoL2023-S1 ecotype Sweden linkage group LG12, RoL_Styp_1.0, whole genome shotgun sequence DNA.
CTGGAATTATGTTGCACATATGATGAGATCATTCATCTAAGATggcgaaaaaatattttaattgagCTAAAGGTAtgggaagcttttttttttaatactcaaTGTCATGTTCAAACGattctgttgaaaaaaaaaaaagcttagcaAAAAGCTTTGGCCCCGTTTCAGCACAATAAAAGCATTTGAGATGATGGGAAAGCTCCTTAATGACTCATGAATTTGTCAGCCTTGACTACAAAATATAAAAGACTTTTGATTAGCTGCAGTGCGGTTTCAAAGCTCACTCTGCCTTTCGTCACCGCATTCCCTTCACTTCCACTGTGTCTGCCGGCATGCCTTCCATTCATTTATCCTCGCAAGGGGTTCTAAACATGACGCTCGCTACACCATGAGTTCAAAGCCCTTGTTCTCCTCCCTCTCTGCTTTTGTTCACCTTTCCTGTCTGCACCATGTGCTCTTGTAGATTACAAGCACTATTTGTCTCGCCAAAGTCCCAAATGAGACCCGGTACGACAAAAGTATGTCCCCTCGCAGGTGTCAGGCTAAGGTTACAGTCTACAGGGGCTAGCTTAACTTTGCTTAGCTAGCTTAGCTTAGCTAGTGCGCTGCAATCCCACAAAACCTGAATTCTGTAGAAAAGCGCTCAAATGTGGAATTTAAGGGGCTTTTTCTTTTGAATAGCCCCAAGTCATCCCCAAGGTGTCTTATCTGCTCTCTGACTGACTGGCAATACAGAGACTCAGGAAGGCTTAGCAAAGTTATCTCCCTGCTGCACGCTCGACTGTGCCACAATCCTCCCGATTTAGCCTGCCATGCCGCTTAATTTGTTCACTAAGCAGATGAACATCCAAGGGATATCACACCTGAACTGAGTTTTAGAGACGGAACCATAGGCCACGATCCCGGTCTTGCATGACTCTCTGCTCTGTTCTCTTCAGAGTCTCACGGGATGGACCTGTTCGCAGTGGCCGTCCACGAGTTCGGTCACGCCATCGGACTTGTCCACACCTCGGCCATGGAGTCCATCATGAGACCGTACTACCAGGGTCCGGTCGGAGACCCTCTCAAGTACGACTTACCCTATGAAGACAAAGTCCGCGTCTGGCAGCTGTATGGTATGACGGATGTTGTTTTTATCGAAGCACAGGGATTTGCTAGTTTTTTCAAAACGTTCTGACTGGTGAAGCTAAATCAAGTCGTATCTACCTGGTCCCAGGTGTCCGTGAGTCCGTTTCCCACACCAATGAGCCGGCCAACCCTTCCCAAACGACCGAGCCTCCCATCCTGATGGACATTCCAGAAAACAAAACCATTCTGCAGTAAGTATAGCTGTTTTTAGGATTTGAATCTTATTGCATTGAAAAAACATTGACGGGCGGTTTAGATTAAATCCTTTTAGGATCACCACTTTTAACTCTGTGCTCTCCAGGTTTACTGGACGTCGATTTAAACTTTCTATTCACAGATCCGTACAATAGCACCCGATAATAAAGCCAGTCGTAGAAATTCATAAACATCACACTCATAACAAGTTCAACTTCATTAAAAGGTGAATTCACATCTTTATAGCTTTCCCTactctgttttttctttcatttttgccTTTCTCACTCATGCTGAGGAACAGATGTAATGAAGCTATGCCAGAATACTTTGGCctgcccgcaaaaaaaaaatccaagtttGCATCCTAATGTGGAATATGTGCTCGCGAGTAAGTTCATGCCATTAAGTCGACACCCTGAAGAAACGGAAGCTTCCATCCGACTATATCTATTATTAAGGATAATTCCCCTTAACTTGATACGTTTATGTATTCCTTGTATTCCAACGGTTTGACGCCGAAGGTCCCACTGGTTTCCGACAAGTTCCACGTATGGAGTCCGGCGATCCAAGTAATAAAACGAGATTAGCTCCGACAAGAGCGCCGGTGGTGACCCTTACGTGTTAATCGAGATTCGAACGCAGCGCCCGCTTCATCTATATTTCCGCCTTGACGGTCTAATGGAGTCGTCATTACCGATGTGAGCCACGTTCCGTCTTTTGAATTGCTCATAAACCAACAGGTTCAAATTCAGCTTGTCGGCCATGACGCCTAGCGCTCTTCGGTTAAGTCCGATCGTGAACCGTATGAATAAATCTGGACGGGTAATGAGATCTTGAAAGGAAAGAGATGATCGTCCACTTTTTACCGATTTTTAACAATGTTCTTTTGCTCACGTCTATCTCAGGCTGGCGCAAGATGCCCCAGACAGATGCACCAGCTACTTTGATGCCGTGGCCCAGATACGAGGCGAGGCCTTTTTTTTCAAAGGTAACCCGAGCACAAAGACGGAATGAGGGATGCAAACGCTGGAGGGGGGGCGGGGCCAGTCAGGGGGGGATGAATGAGCAGAATGAGCTCAAAGGACAGGTAGAAGGAAAATGGATGAGAGAAGTTTTGCCGTGGACGCCCAACTGAGACGCGATGGGAGACGCTGGTTCCTAAATTGCATCAAGCTTTCATGTTTGCCCTCTTGAGTGGGCCGGGGCCTCCTGCAGGGGAAAGAGCTTTTGTTTCTACACAAGCGACGCTGTTTACTTAAACTGACTTTTTGGGAAAATTTAATATGGATTACAAATGCACCGTtaccttttaatttttttttttaattatcagaATGGACTTTTGGTTCCGGTTTAACCTTTGAACAAGCCATGAAAATCTTTTGATAAACAAATCGCAAGATGTAATTTAAAGTCAGAAGCGTTCTCGCTTTGTCTCGAGGTTTAAAATCGTGACGGCTTGCGCATGCTAAGGAGAAATTTCAAGTGTGTTGTCGAAATGGGTTTCTTGGGAGTGACGTGATTTCAAATAATGTTCTTGGGTTAGTTtggaatgaaaaaataaaataaaaaggatgCTGGCTTCGACAATTAGTGTTTGGGACTTTGTTGGATTTGagcagaagagaaaaaaaaagctcagataTGACCAAATTAGAGTTTTATTGTTGTCAACATCTAATTTTTTGCTCTTCCCCTTCATAGGAAAATACTTTTGGCGGCTCACGCGAGAAAAGCACCTGGTTTCTCTGCGTCCGGCTCAGATCCACTGGTTCTGGAGGGGCTTGCCCGCCAATCTGGACAGCGTGGACGCCGTCTACGAGAGACCGGGCGaccacaaaatcgtcttttttaaAGGTGCCTCAAACTTTCAACACCTCCTGAGTAAAGCATTGATAACTGTACAAGAATCAATTCTCTTTTTTGCATTAATGACTTTCATCACTGCGTAAAATAAATCGATGCTGCCAACTCTGAGGGAAGACCCAAAAATGGAAGGAACTTTCTTCGCGCGTCTTCTCTAATTAATGATGCTAGCATGGCTAAAACCGAGACAACCTCAGAACACCGTGTTGAGCAAATCTTCTTTATGTTTATGGACCACTGTTAGTGCTACAACCTGGAAAAGCCTCTCTATTGACTGAAAGTCAGTCGGATCTGTAAAAATGCCAAGGTATATCACGAATAAAGgccacattgaattttttttccctctgcttGTTCAGGTCTCAAATACTGGGTATTTAAAGACAACGTGATGGAAGAAGGTTTCCCGCGTCCAATCAGCGACTTCGGTCTGCCTTTGGAGGGCGTTGACGCGGCTTTTGTGTGGCTCCATAACGAGAAGACCTACTTCTTCAAGGATAGCCGCTACTGGCGCTACGACGACCATCTGAGACGGATGGATCTGGGTTACCCCAAAGACAGCACGCTGTGGAAGGGGCTGCCCCCACACCTGGATGACGCCATGAGGTGGTCCGACGGTGGGTCATCAAATGTGTCTCCAAAAAAGATTGGATACAAGGGAAATTAATTTTGCCGTGTATATTTAGTAGTCCGGCCATGTTGCATACGAATCCAGCTGTGTGTGTAACATAAGGCGCACCGTGGGCCCGAGTAATGAGAGGAAAAACGTAAACAGTTTCAACGTCGGATCAGTGATTCATGAAATTAAGCCCTGGATGATATGTGTTGTGTTTTTCAACGCTTAATGAGTAGCACAGATGATTCAGCAGATCTGACATGCAaatttatgtattatttttatagTGTTGTGCAAGAAAAAGGAACAAGTCAAACAAATTGCCTTCctactcacccccccccccccccacccagttATGGATGTGGACTTTTGAGTGACAAGCGCCCTCTAGAGGCCATAAAAATGGACATGAtagtatttttttctctcatgtCGCTTATTTACATTTCCTCCTTTCCACCCTCGCAGGTTCGTCGTACTTCTTCAAAGGAAAGGAGTACTGGCGGGTGCCGAACAGCGACATGGAGGTGGAGGCTGACTACCCGCGCCTCATCGCCAAGGACTGGCTGCTGTGCACCGACATGCAGTCGGACTCGCCGGGCGCCGAAGCCAAGAGCACCGAGAGCCGGGCCAACGCGCACCCTCACCCGGACCACGCCGAAAACGGCTACGAGGTGTGCTCCTGCACCTCGGACGGCGCCTCGCCTTCGGGGGCCCGGCCCTCCCCGTCCCCCTTGTGGCTACTGCTGCCCCTCTGGACGCTCGCGCTGGCCCTCCGACCTCTACCACTATGATGCCAAAAAGACATTTGGATTAGATTATATAATACCTTTGTTGTTATTTATTGCGCAATCCTTAAAGCAGGTTCTTGTTTGATGAGGGCATTTTGAGTTCTGCAATCATTTCTGCTTCATATGTTTTGCTCCAAAAcaccaaatatattttttgcatcCATGAAGGAAGGAAAGACACGAGAGGCAGAGTTTGCCATTGAAAAACTACCACACACTTTGTGTCATTAAGACCTGACAgtacaaaaaataaagaaaccaccacacctgaggaaaaacaaccagTCAGGGTCTGAAAGGTCTTTAAACTTGGACAACCGGTGTCAACGTGTATTATGACACTGGAGTTTTACTTTTATGTTCCATCTGCTGTAAATTCTCTACACTTGAACCATGTCACATCCTTCTTTCGGAAGTGTTGCCGCTATGCTAATTAGCATGCATTGACACCGAAAAATTAGAAGTGAATGAGACTATGGacttgtgccttttttttttctactttaatgagcgctctgatggaAGTAAATAAGAGCAAAGCATTGTCGGACCCAGTGAGCACTTTTATGAATGACAatgtgatccccccccccccttctttgtTTTGTACAAGTGCTAGAACTCAACCCACAGAAGTCCAAACGTGCCAGAAGAACATCTGCCTTCTGCTTTTGCAGCCGGGCCGCCAACTTTCAAATGGCGGCAGAGGGAAAAGCGCCGTCGCTAACGGTTTCTTTGCTAAAACTCCCTCAACTGCTCCCCTGTTTGGTTTTTCCAGGCCGTGAGCATTTCCACATCTGcttcatctttttcttttttcttttctattcccCATCGCCAAGGTGATAGCACTGCGCCTGTAAAGTTCTATTTCTCTATTATACTGATGACTTGAGGGTTTGAAAAGAATATCAAGTGTATATTTTAAGTTGCATTTTataatgtaaaatatttttgtagaaaaattaaaatgtacatGAGAGACTTGGGTCTACCGAGACTATTTTTGTTCGTAAAGGCACATTAGAGGCAACGCGGCATCTTGCAGACGCCaactggcagtttttttttttttctatcagacGGTGTAATTTCATCTTGCATGCAGAGCACATCTTGTCAatcgagacacacacacacacactcaggggGTGCTTTACTAGCAGGCTTACTGGCAGAGGGATCATTCTTGAGTGTACATCAGAGTGTTATTAAGGGAAACAAATCAGATGCTGTCAATTCTTGGTACCATGATTGGAAAGAGTTCAGTTGGCGCTTTTATTTCTTATGAACAAAGTCTATACAAACTGTTGCTTTcatgaggaaaataaataaataaataaataaataaataaataaataaataaataaataaataaataaataaataaataaataaataaataaataaataaataaataaataaataaatatgtatatacatatatataatttgCTTTACTTTCGAGGAGTAATTTTTCAGGAAGAAtttacacaaaaacaaaaagcactgCCAGTGACCGACTGACTCCTAAGAGTGAAAAATGAGGCTGAGATAAACAgggtaaacaaacatttgcgaGAAAAGACAAGTGAAGGAAATGAAATGTCATCTTCTGCAGAGACAGCTGACAGATGAGGAAGCGATTAATAGCCTGAAAGTTgactactatttttttttcctcttcaaacTTTCACTTTGACCTCAATTAATGAGAAAATTATACCgtattattgtattattgtaAAAATGGCGACAAGTCATTGCAAAGAGGCTCGTTTGGAAATTAGagatgtgcgcgtgtgtgtgtaaaataaGTAGAAATAAGGAAACGGGGGCACGTAAtgcaaagtaaagaaaaataaaaaatcaaacatgacAGGATTAATGATCCTATGGCAACTTGACTGGCTGATATATAAATCTATGcagattgtctttttttccttcttcttgaaCAGCgtgtcatcatcgtcatcattagTGCAGAGCTGCTTTGGGCTGAGCAGAACCAATCAATCAGCGAGATAAGAAATGGATAGTGAACATGAAGCATAAAGTTGGAAAATGGATGTTGGTCGTGTCAAATGTGTCAAATGTTCGGCGTCTGCGCCGAACTGATTATTTCTGCTGTCGCTACTGACGCGTTATAAACTTGTGCTGTCATAAACGCTTGAACATAAGACCGAACTTCTTCAAAGCGCGGCCCGATTATTAGTATTATCACGTTATTatttgacaaataaaaatatgtcaTTTTTATCTCAAAGAAACACAAATACGTCCTCATGTGTGTATTTTGAAGCTTTTGTCGCCCTCTACTGGACATAAATCAGATTACACAACATGTCACAAGAGCTGGAGATTTCAGTCATAGGtgacccaatacttttgtccaggtGGTGAATTTTTGCTCAGTCAAGAAAAATGACACATTTCTTTTGGGACGATCAAAAGGCAAGCTCTGCGAAATGTTCCTCGGGCAGAAGCTCAAGAATCAGAGCAGTACGCAATCATTAGCCTTTACACAAGCTTCACTTGAGGTCGCCCCGGGCAGGAACATTCTGGATTCCACCTTCAAGTGTCAGCATGGCTCAATCTGAGGAGCAATGTTTCAACAAGTCCCCAGTCACATTGAGAAGTCCTTCCTGAGAACttgtattgtttttcttttttaaatcaactgtagaagaaaaaaaggaggggaggggggctgcAGGACCAAATGGCCCCACGGGATTCGAGGCATTGTGTGAGCCGCTCCAATCACCTCTTTAATCTCAAACCTGCTTCGGAATACGCAAGTTAAGCAGTCAGGAAGGGACCTGTTTGTCTGCCACCAGAACCACACCCCACCAGACCCCCTTGATCGTATTGCCTGGCTACCAAAGACTTTGAAATTCTACCCATCACCTTGGCATCGAGAAGGTGAAGTGAATAATTAATGTCTTGCTCTCCCAGTGCAGGTAATATTTCATCTAATTATGTCTCATATACCCTGAATTGGTTTTTGGTTGTTATGTAGTTTAAgagaaaagccccccccccccccccgccacctCCATAATAGCCCCTCCCACTTTGGGATAACCAATCAAGGTCAAGGGTCAACAGAGATCAGAAAGTCTTTCCCTCCACACTTTGACTGTTGGGAACTTCTAGAGGAAGCATGCAACACATTTATGGTAAGTGTCAACTTAGTTAAGAATAATATTTgctgtgaaaaataaaaatgaatagatcgggttttattatttttaactttggcactattttgttttcaaatgatcatgaatggttttatttttattcatgaacAGCATTTTGTTTCTGCTGtaattatgaaaataaataaaaatctcatTCGATTCAGACACCAAATTGAATCCGAGACTGCCCCCGACCGTCGACTCCTTCCTGCAAGGAAATGTCGGGATGACTCTGGAGAACGCTCATCTCTGGAAGTCCTTTCACCGCATCGGAACAGAGATGATCATCACAAAACACGGCAGGTAAGTTTATTCCCTTTCCGTTTTCGTTTCCAAAGCTGACCGAAGCGTTTTTTTCCAGGAGGATGTTTCCGCATTGCAGCGTGACCGTGACGGGCCTGCATCCATTTGCAAAATACGTCATCTTGATAGATATGATTCCCGCTGACAACTTCAAATATAAGGTTACACTGATTTATTTGGATTCTTTGAGTTTGAAAGAAAACGCCTTCTCAGTCTGCTTCCAGACGTCAGGCTGCATTTCAAAGCCTTTGGTTGCTTCCTGTTTGTGCACTCTCAGCTGGAGACTCCATTAATTAGCATCCTATTCAGTGAAGGCCACAATACATCCAATGGCTCGTCAAAAAAAGCCCAGAGAGGCACGGGCTTCAAAAACAAGAGTACAAGTCCTctgcaaaagtattggaacggcaACATCATACGTGACTTGGGCTTAATAGGTGAGTCTCTCTGCAGTGGAAGAAGGACATATGGGAGGTGGCGGGGAAGGCAGAACCTCAACCTCCGGCTAGGTCCTACACGCACCCCGACTCCCCGGCTCCAGGGGGTCACTGGATGAAGCAGTCGTTGTCCTTCCTCAAGATGAAGCTCACCAACAATAATCTGGACCAGCATGGACACGTGAGAAACACATGAGGTTACCTTCATTGTGAGTCCAGTTTGCACACCAAATTTTGGTGTCGTCAGATCATCCTGCACTCCATGCATCGCTACTACCCGAGGTTTCACGTCATTCAAGCGGAGAGTCCCTACACGGTCCACTGGGGTCCCGTCCAGTCCTTCTCCTTCCCAGAAATGACCTTCACTGCAGTCACCGCTTATCAGAATGCAAAGGTAGCGGCTTTTcttgggggggttgggggggggggggggggggtcctcacCTGACTTTAAAACATGTTTAATTTCTTCAAGATCACCAAATTGAAGATAGACCACAACCCTTTCGCCAAAGGATTCCGAGAGGGAGGCACTCACACACAAGGGAAAAGGTAACAGTGATTAAAATTTATTTTGCAATAGTAAATTAAAGGCAATGTTGAGATGTTgcaaaaatgcttttgaataaaaaataaaaataaagcaggTGAAATGTATATTCAGAAGACTTTCCATCCTGCACTATGAATGAGTTTCCAGACAGTAACTGGAAAATTGTAGCTCTTTCAATACAGTCACTTTCTTCCAGGGCCTAATAAAAGTCAAGCTACACAAGCTATGGCATGTTACCAAAAATGTATCTTTCCTTTTTGCCAAACTCGCCCCCCACAGTACCGACTGAGatgatcaaataaaatgttttttttgttcgtagGTGTCATTCAAGCACAAAGCATCCCGAGAAAATATCCTCGCCGGAAAGCAAAAAACTTTGCAAAAGTCTTCCAggtaaaaaaatcaacaattttGGTGTTGCGCAAAAATGTGAGTCATTATAGGCACGAGCTGCAATTCTCTGACAGGCCTTCAGAGGGCGCTCTCTTCCTCTCAGTCAGAGGAGACAGGGAAGCACCAGGGTGCAGGAGCAGAGTCAGTGAAGGGTCCACCTCCCAGCTGGAGTCAGGACCCCTTAGAGTCTCTCCAGGCTGAGCCGCTGGAGCTTCACGAGTACGAGTACAGTTGTGAGGAGCAGATGGTGCCTGCCTCAGTGGCCTATCAACCCAACAGGTATGATGGAAGAATGATGAACTACCAATAAAGTCATCCATGACTGAAAATATGTCCTCCAGGGCTGTGGAATATTCCAGACTTGTGTTCTCCAGCAATGACGTGGATGCGGGGCAACCACTCGCCACGGCGGACCATGGAGCCCAACAAAATGGCTACCACCCGCATAGCTGCAACATGGCCGACTGGAGCCAATTTCCACTCTTCTCCTACTCCTGCTTGTGAATCCTCACAATGAACCAGTGTTATTGGAGATGTCTTCCTGAGTgttaaatttagatttttttttaattatgatggcattttttttttttttttttactgtcatgtGTGTCTATTTCGATCTCACCGtgtgaaaatgaagcttcaaatgtgcttcatgaaccagttgtatttttagACTCCTCTGTTCGATATTGGACTGAAAGTACACATTTTTGCCATTTCTTTATCCTCTATTAAAacccaacagtgccatctagaggagttaAAAAGTACACGTTtcttgaagcaaatttgaagcttcatttaacACACACGAAGGCAAGAAATGAAGTACATTCAAACTCATCTGCTATAACTCGGAACCATTTGGTCCCATTTTAAAAAGTACTGCTCGAACACAAACACTAAAAGCGACATTTCTCCGTCGTGTAAGAGGACGCAGTGCCATGATGACATGTTGCTAAATATCTCAAGAACACGACGTCCATCTTGACGAGCTACCTTTCAAATCTTAACAGCTGACACGTTCCAGCAGCGTCTGGAAGATGGAGACTGTTAGACTGACGAATGACCGACGCGCACTGGCGCAGTTTCTTCCTCAACAGAAGGCACACGCCGTCTGGGCTGTAAATATTTTACAACACATCTAACTGGGACATTTAGAAACCTTCGGGGAGGATAAAAGTCAAGCGACATGTTTCTTCAAAAAAGAGGTTTTTAGCAAACAGTAAAAGATGGGTTCCTATATAATGTAGAGTTCATAATGTTAGTTTCAAAATTGGCCGCAATTAAGTCAGTAAATTGACACTAACGAGACAGagatggaattaaaaaaaaaaaagggggcagaAGGAAAATATGACCACTACTaattaaaaccaaacaaaaacacagagcaTGACACACAAGCATTGAAAACACGCGAAATAAAAGCGATGG
It encodes the following:
- the LOC133163883 gene encoding matrix metalloproteinase-17-like, producing the protein MLLPLWESCGTSLATIVSEWRRIICAEMLVLVPLLWLLPLSRAAPPQTIQEDTGVDWLSKFGYLPPADPVTGQLQTKEALTKAIKAMQKFGGLKETGVFDQATLGLMKTPRCSLPDVSESEVTVGRRKRSLSPPNKWKKRHLSWRVRKFPKDSALLGRDTVRALMHYALKVWSDIAPLNFHEVAGSDADIQIDFTKADHDDGYPFDGPGGAVAHAFFPGERFTAGDTHFDDDEAWTFRSPESHGMDLFAVAVHEFGHAIGLVHTSAMESIMRPYYQGPVGDPLKYDLPYEDKVRVWQLYGVRESVSHTNEPANPSQTTEPPILMDIPENKTILQLAQDAPDRCTSYFDAVAQIRGEAFFFKGKYFWRLTREKHLVSLRPAQIHWFWRGLPANLDSVDAVYERPGDHKIVFFKGLKYWVFKDNVMEEGFPRPISDFGLPLEGVDAAFVWLHNEKTYFFKDSRYWRYDDHLRRMDLGYPKDSTLWKGLPPHLDDAMRWSDGSSYFFKGKEYWRVPNSDMEVEADYPRLIAKDWLLCTDMQSDSPGAEAKSTESRANAHPHPDHAENGYEVCSCTSDGASPSGARPSPSPLWLLLPLWTLALALRPLPL
- the LOC133163601 gene encoding T-box-containing protein TBX6L-like, with protein sequence MQHIYDTKLNPRLPPTVDSFLQGNVGMTLENAHLWKSFHRIGTEMIITKHGRRMFPHCSVTVTGLHPFAKYVILIDMIPADNFKYKWKKDIWEVAGKAEPQPPARSYTHPDSPAPGGHWMKQSLSFLKMKLTNNNLDQHGHIILHSMHRYYPRFHVIQAESPYTVHWGPVQSFSFPEMTFTAVTAYQNAKITKLKIDHNPFAKGFREGGTHTQGKRCHSSTKHPEKISSPESKKLCKSLPGLQRALSSSQSEETGKHQGAGAESVKGPPPSWSQDPLESLQAEPLELHEYEYSCEEQMVPASVAYQPNRAVEYSRLVFSSNDVDAGQPLATADHGAQQNGYHPHSCNMADWSQFPLFSYSCL